In the Bacillota bacterium genome, one interval contains:
- a CDS encoding DUF134 domain-containing protein, with the protein MPRPYKPRFVSAKPHVTFFKPAGIPKSALGEIVLTVDELEALKLKDIEKLGQSECAERMKIARNAIDS; encoded by the coding sequence ATGCCGCGCCCCTATAAGCCGAGATTTGTAAGCGCGAAGCCGCACGTTACTTTCTTTAAACCGGCCGGCATACCAAAATCTGCCCTGGGAGAGATTGTCCTTACAGTAGATGAATTGGAAGCTCTTAAACTGAAAGATATTGAAAAACTGGGACAAAGCGAATGTGCGGAGAGGATGAAGATTGCCCGGAATGCAATAGATAGTTAA
- a CDS encoding type 1 glutamine amidotransferase domain-containing protein, whose translation MSLHDKRIAIFLEQLYEDPEFWYPYYRFIEAGAEVTVIAPEAKEYKSKYGYPALADISAAEAKAQEYDAVIIPGGYSPDHMRRSDDLIRFLKEAYNLGKVIAAICHGPWMLASIGAANGKKVTSFYSIKDDLVNAGAQYLDQEVVRDGNIITSRMPRDLPAFCREVIKAL comes from the coding sequence ATGAGTCTGCATGATAAGAGAATTGCCATTTTCCTGGAACAGCTGTATGAAGATCCGGAATTTTGGTACCCCTATTATCGTTTTATTGAGGCCGGAGCAGAAGTGACGGTTATTGCTCCGGAAGCAAAGGAATATAAAAGTAAGTACGGTTACCCTGCCCTGGCCGATATTTCAGCTGCTGAAGCAAAAGCGCAGGAATATGATGCAGTAATTATCCCGGGTGGATATTCACCCGATCATATGCGTCGTTCTGATGATCTGATCCGGTTTCTGAAGGAAGCTTACAACCTGGGGAAAGTGATTGCAGCCATCTGCCACGGACCCTGGATGCTGGCTTCGATTGGAGCTGCGAATGGTAAGAAGGTAACTTCTTTTTATTCAATCAAAGATGATCTGGTGAATGCCGGGGCCCAGTATCTTGATCAGGAAGTGGTCAGAGACGGAAATATCATTACCTCGCGGATGCCCAGGGATCTTCCTGCTTTCTGCCGGGAAGTGATCAAAGCTTTGTAA
- the rarD gene encoding EamA family transporter RarD: MNYFKAKDENSAGIFYGIIAYLMWGFLPLYWKLMQEVPAVEILAHRIVWSFVFMLLVVLLTGGLKETLKVMVVRKKLLMIFLCGLIISVNWLTYIYAINADHVIETSMGYYMNPLVVVLFSVIILKEKMMRWQVVSIILASIGVLIITFQYGRIPWIALFLAVTFALYGLIKKIIKLNPVTGLVLETLIVLPVALIYIFSLESTASGAMSSSPAALKFILAGTGIITATPLLFFARGIELTTFSMMGFLQYIAPSITLLLGIFIFKEDFTVPHIISFGFIWVALAIFTLANVGVLKEPELLKVKV, translated from the coding sequence ATGAATTATTTTAAAGCAAAAGATGAGAATTCCGCAGGGATTTTCTACGGGATTATTGCGTACCTCATGTGGGGCTTTCTTCCCTTGTACTGGAAATTGATGCAGGAAGTTCCGGCTGTTGAGATTTTAGCCCACAGGATTGTCTGGTCTTTTGTTTTTATGCTCCTGGTTGTTCTTCTGACTGGCGGTTTAAAAGAAACACTTAAAGTGATGGTTGTCAGAAAAAAGTTATTAATGATATTTCTGTGTGGGTTAATTATAAGCGTTAACTGGTTAACCTATATCTATGCGATAAATGCCGATCATGTGATTGAAACCAGTATGGGATATTACATGAACCCCCTGGTTGTGGTTCTTTTTTCAGTTATAATATTAAAGGAGAAAATGATGCGCTGGCAGGTAGTGTCAATAATTCTTGCTTCAATTGGAGTTTTGATCATAACCTTTCAATACGGAAGAATCCCCTGGATAGCTCTTTTCCTGGCAGTAACATTTGCTCTTTACGGACTCATTAAAAAGATTATCAAACTGAACCCTGTAACAGGTTTGGTTCTTGAAACCCTTATAGTGTTGCCGGTGGCCTTAATTTATATCTTTAGCCTGGAATCAACCGCTTCCGGAGCGATGAGCAGTTCACCGGCAGCTCTAAAGTTTATATTGGCCGGGACAGGAATCATTACCGCAACCCCTCTTTTATTTTTTGCACGCGGAATAGAGTTGACAACTTTCTCAATGATGGGATTTTTACAGTATATTGCTCCCTCGATTACTCTGCTGCTGGGTATATTTATCTTTAAAGAAGATTTTACAGTGCCTCATATAATAAGTTTTGGATTTATCTGGGTTGCGCTGGCAATATTTACCCTGGCCAATGTTGGAGTGTTGAAAGAACCGGAGTTGTTAAAAGTAAAAGTTTAA
- the hutI gene encoding imidazolonepropionase has translation MKVSLLVENAAQLVTSSGASAKPLAGSKQGVLNIIEDGSIAVMNDLIIAVGTTDQVRARVEVSAETEVVDARGKIVLPGLIDPHTHVVFGGSREYELSMKLQGIPYLEILAGGGGILNSVEATRAASMDELVARGIKYCHQMLEQGTTTAEAKSGYGLSTEAELKTLQAVREVDASQPVDLVPTFLGAHAVPKEYREAPDRYLDLVIEEMLPLVVKNELARYCDVFCEEGVFSVEQSKRVLSAARDMGLELKIHADEIVPLGGAELAAELGAVSADHLLVISDRGIIRMAEAGVIAVLLPGTTFYLKEEHYAPARKLIDAGVPVALATDFNPGSSPNNNLQLIINLACLYLRMTPPEVINAVTINAAHALGRAAEIGSLEKGKKADLVIFDAPNYDYLAYRYGTNLVDRVIKNGRICL, from the coding sequence ATGAAGGTATCATTACTTGTGGAAAATGCAGCCCAGCTTGTAACATCCTCCGGTGCTTCAGCCAAACCTCTTGCCGGTTCAAAGCAGGGAGTACTAAATATAATTGAGGATGGTTCCATTGCAGTTATGAATGATCTGATTATTGCCGTGGGGACGACGGATCAGGTAAGAGCCCGGGTTGAGGTTTCTGCTGAAACAGAAGTTGTGGATGCCCGGGGGAAAATAGTTCTACCGGGTTTAATCGATCCACACACCCATGTAGTTTTCGGAGGTTCACGAGAATATGAACTATCCATGAAACTGCAGGGCATTCCTTACCTTGAAATTCTGGCTGGAGGAGGCGGAATTTTAAACAGTGTTGAAGCAACCCGGGCTGCTTCAATGGATGAGCTTGTTGCAAGAGGCATCAAGTACTGTCATCAAATGTTGGAACAGGGAACAACCACTGCCGAGGCAAAAAGCGGTTATGGGCTCTCCACGGAGGCTGAATTAAAAACCCTGCAGGCAGTACGTGAAGTTGATGCCAGCCAACCGGTCGATCTTGTGCCGACCTTTCTGGGCGCCCATGCTGTTCCAAAAGAATATAGGGAGGCGCCTGACCGCTACCTGGATCTGGTCATTGAAGAGATGCTACCCCTGGTTGTTAAGAATGAACTGGCACGCTATTGTGATGTTTTCTGTGAAGAAGGAGTCTTCTCTGTCGAACAGTCAAAACGGGTCTTGAGCGCAGCCCGTGATATGGGGCTTGAATTAAAAATACATGCTGATGAGATAGTTCCCCTGGGAGGTGCAGAATTAGCTGCAGAGCTCGGGGCGGTTTCTGCCGATCACCTGCTGGTTATTTCCGACAGGGGGATCATCAGGATGGCTGAAGCGGGAGTAATTGCTGTTTTACTTCCGGGAACCACATTTTATCTAAAAGAAGAGCATTATGCCCCGGCCCGAAAATTGATTGATGCCGGAGTTCCCGTTGCCCTGGCAACTGATTTTAACCCAGGGAGTTCCCCGAATAATAATTTACAGTTAATTATTAACCTGGCCTGTCTTTACCTGCGGATGACTCCCCCGGAAGTAATCAATGCAGTTACCATTAATGCTGCTCACGCCCTCGGTCGTGCTGCTGAAATAGGCAGCCTGGAAAAGGGTAAAAAAGCTGACCTGGTAATCTTTGATGCTCCCAATTATGATTATCTGGCCTATCGCTACGGGACGAACCTGGTTGACAGGGTAATCAAAAATGGCCGGATTTGCTTATAA
- a CDS encoding CPBP family intramembrane glutamic endopeptidase, whose translation MNEVIDDRLQLKPGLDSAMRLYLFVFLLLLVLGSIFQSIHFELGMIATQWGLILPPALWYWSRYRVDKAEFARLRGLKLVFIPPIIILSASFWILNMGLAAALVTGLMELGYQPITVIEPPKSLAEYLTYIAVLSFSAGICEEFLFRGTIMPAMEDRGKLQAVVFSSFLFALYHVSFTNLLSTFILGLVMAVIVIKTGSLWGGILYHMLNNFYAATYLYAAGNVEATAETDPGSFLVLMPLFILALGGVFWGMRILNKRTHSEPLFAYRSGWLPRGWFKWPLAISLILYLVMALIEFALGFSWFEFNGF comes from the coding sequence ATGAATGAAGTTATTGACGACAGACTGCAGTTAAAGCCCGGTCTTGATTCGGCAATGCGTCTTTATCTTTTCGTGTTTCTTCTATTGCTTGTCCTGGGTTCAATATTCCAAAGCATCCATTTTGAACTGGGTATGATTGCAACCCAGTGGGGATTGATTTTGCCTCCTGCTCTCTGGTACTGGTCACGGTACCGGGTTGATAAAGCAGAATTTGCCAGGTTGCGAGGGTTAAAGCTGGTTTTTATCCCGCCGATTATCATTCTCTCCGCATCGTTCTGGATATTAAATATGGGGCTTGCTGCAGCGCTCGTAACCGGATTGATGGAACTGGGTTACCAGCCGATCACGGTTATTGAGCCGCCAAAAAGTTTAGCAGAATACCTGACATATATTGCAGTTCTTTCTTTTTCTGCAGGGATTTGCGAGGAGTTTTTATTCAGGGGAACTATTATGCCGGCGATGGAAGATCGTGGAAAGCTCCAGGCAGTTGTCTTCAGTTCATTTCTCTTCGCCCTTTATCACGTCTCTTTCACCAACCTGTTAAGCACTTTTATCCTGGGTTTGGTTATGGCGGTGATAGTAATTAAAACCGGTTCCCTGTGGGGAGGAATTCTCTATCATATGTTGAATAATTTTTATGCGGCCACATACCTGTATGCAGCGGGTAACGTTGAAGCCACGGCTGAAACAGATCCGGGAAGTTTCCTGGTTTTGATGCCCTTGTTTATCCTGGCCCTGGGGGGAGTTTTCTGGGGCATGAGGATCTTGAATAAACGTACCCATTCAGAACCGCTATTCGCCTATAGAAGCGGATGGCTGCCCCGTGGCTGGTTTAAATGGCCGCTGGCAATAAGCTTGATCTTATACCTGGTAATGGCTTTAATTGAATTTGCTCTCGGGTTTAGCTGGTTTGAATTTAATGGATTCTAA
- a CDS encoding urocanate hydratase, with protein sequence MFLNNKIDKAMELKLDKEFYHMPRFKAGIRRAPARNFTLSRNQAEIALKNALRYIPPEFHDKLAPEFLEELTTRGRIYGYRYRPPGDIKGKPVEQYSGNCLEGKAVQVMIDNNLDFDVALYPYELVTYGETGRVCQNWMQYRLIKKYLEVMTENQTLVVESGHPLGLFRSKPDAPKVIITNALMVGMYDNPEDWNVAEQMGVANYGQMTAGGWMYIGPQGIVHGTFNTILNAGRIKLGISEDEDLKGFLFVSSGLGGMSGAQPKAVEIAGGVGIIAEVDLSRINTRHEQGWVGVVTGDIEEAFSLASEAQKSRKPLSIAYHGNIVDLLAYAVKYEIKIDLLSDQTSCHAPYDGGYCPQGLCFDERTDLLRQNRAELKRRVDLSLRKHFELIQTLVRKGTYFFDYGNSFLKAVFDAGVKEVSKNGLDEKDGFIFPSYVEDIMGPQLFDYGYGPFRWVCLSGKKEDLRKTDRVASECIDPKRCGQDRDNYVWIRDAEKNHLVVGTQARILYQDASGRTRIALRFNEMVRNGEVGPIMLGRDHHDVSGTDSPFRETANIKDGSNVMAEMAVHCFAGNAARGMSLVALHNGGGVGIGKAINGGFGMVLDGSERVDKILSTAMPWDVMGGVARRAWARNEHSITTAIDYNLDNRGTDQITLPYLTDESMISNLVKKTFKS encoded by the coding sequence ATGTTTCTCAATAACAAAATTGACAAGGCTATGGAGCTTAAACTTGATAAGGAATTTTATCATATGCCCCGATTCAAAGCAGGAATCAGGCGCGCTCCGGCCAGGAATTTTACTCTGAGCAGAAACCAGGCTGAAATCGCTTTAAAAAATGCTTTACGATACATACCGCCGGAATTTCATGATAAACTTGCACCTGAATTCCTTGAAGAGTTAACCACCAGGGGACGGATTTACGGTTATCGGTACCGCCCGCCCGGAGATATTAAAGGTAAGCCTGTTGAACAATATTCAGGAAACTGTCTTGAAGGTAAAGCTGTTCAGGTAATGATCGATAATAACCTTGATTTCGATGTTGCGCTCTATCCATACGAGTTGGTTACCTATGGTGAAACCGGGCGGGTTTGTCAGAACTGGATGCAGTACCGCCTGATCAAAAAGTACCTGGAGGTTATGACTGAAAACCAAACCCTGGTTGTTGAATCAGGTCACCCCCTGGGTCTTTTCCGCTCTAAACCCGATGCGCCCAAAGTAATAATTACCAACGCTCTCATGGTGGGGATGTATGATAACCCGGAAGATTGGAATGTTGCCGAGCAGATGGGAGTGGCCAATTATGGTCAGATGACTGCCGGTGGTTGGATGTATATTGGACCCCAGGGAATCGTTCATGGGACATTCAATACCATTCTAAATGCGGGAAGGATCAAACTTGGTATCAGTGAAGATGAAGATCTGAAGGGATTTCTATTTGTCTCTTCCGGCCTGGGAGGCATGAGCGGAGCCCAGCCAAAAGCAGTTGAGATAGCCGGTGGAGTAGGTATAATAGCCGAAGTTGATCTATCCAGGATTAATACAAGGCATGAGCAGGGTTGGGTAGGTGTGGTTACCGGTGATATTGAGGAAGCATTCAGCTTGGCTTCAGAGGCCCAAAAATCCCGGAAACCTTTATCAATTGCATATCATGGTAATATTGTGGACCTGCTTGCTTATGCCGTAAAGTATGAAATTAAAATTGATCTCTTATCGGATCAGACTTCATGCCATGCCCCATACGATGGAGGTTATTGCCCTCAGGGCTTATGTTTTGATGAAAGAACAGACCTTCTGCGTCAGAACAGGGCGGAACTTAAGAGAAGAGTGGATCTTTCTTTAAGAAAACATTTTGAACTGATTCAAACCCTGGTCAGGAAGGGTACCTATTTCTTCGATTACGGCAACTCATTTTTAAAGGCAGTTTTTGATGCTGGCGTAAAAGAAGTCTCAAAAAACGGTTTGGACGAAAAAGATGGTTTTATATTCCCATCCTACGTGGAAGATATAATGGGCCCACAGCTTTTTGATTACGGCTATGGACCCTTTCGTTGGGTTTGCCTGAGTGGTAAAAAGGAAGACTTGAGAAAAACTGATCGAGTCGCTTCGGAATGCATAGACCCAAAACGGTGCGGTCAGGACAGAGATAATTATGTTTGGATCAGGGATGCGGAAAAGAACCACCTTGTAGTGGGAACCCAGGCTCGGATACTTTATCAGGATGCTTCCGGCCGGACAAGAATAGCCTTGAGATTTAACGAGATGGTCCGTAATGGAGAGGTTGGGCCGATCATGCTGGGCCGGGATCATCACGATGTTAGCGGTACCGACTCTCCATTCCGGGAGACTGCCAATATTAAAGATGGCAGCAACGTCATGGCCGAGATGGCAGTTCACTGTTTTGCCGGAAATGCGGCAAGAGGGATGAGCCTGGTTGCCCTGCATAATGGTGGCGGGGTCGGTATAGGTAAAGCAATCAATGGTGGTTTCGGGATGGTTCTCGATGGCAGTGAACGAGTAGACAAGATCCTTTCCACAGCTATGCCCTGGGATGTTATGGGTGGCGTAGCCCGCCGTGCCTGGGCAAGAAATGAACATTCCATAACCACAGCGATCGATTATAACCTGGATAACAGGGGAACCGATCAGATAACCCTGCCTTATCTTACCGATGAATCTATGATCAGCAACCTGGTCAAAAAGACTTTTAAATCATAA
- a CDS encoding iron chelate uptake ABC transporter family permease subunit: MTGLVMLLFLTIVLGTMLGAVSIGWRNILVMLFDALPFYSSDRALEIAPVYRDILLQIRIPRVLLAAAVGSSLAVSGAVFQGLFRNPMADPYVIGISSGAALGAVFAMLSGFSLSVGGFGAVPLFAFFGGTLTILLVYSMARVGRAVPVMTLLLAGIAISSFLSALVSLLTYFAGEKLHQVIFWLMGGLSGATWLQVKVMVPYALIGYCCVSLFSRELNAMLLGEETASHLGVDTEKVKKILLAGASFLVAAAVSTSGIIGFVGLVVPHFIRLVAGPDHRFLIPASALLGGILLIATDTLARVIIAPTELPVGIITALIGAPMFIYLLKKRKKLKYFGGGG; this comes from the coding sequence ATGACTGGGCTGGTTATGCTGCTATTTTTAACGATTGTCCTGGGTACGATGCTTGGGGCGGTTTCGATAGGATGGCGAAATATACTGGTTATGCTCTTTGATGCACTCCCTTTCTATTCTTCTGACAGGGCACTGGAAATAGCCCCGGTATACAGAGATATTCTGCTGCAGATTCGCATACCCCGTGTTTTACTGGCAGCTGCTGTTGGAAGTTCGCTGGCTGTTTCGGGAGCAGTTTTCCAGGGGTTATTCCGAAACCCTATGGCAGATCCATATGTTATCGGTATATCTTCCGGGGCTGCCCTTGGAGCCGTTTTTGCCATGCTCAGCGGATTTTCCCTCTCCGTCGGAGGTTTTGGTGCTGTACCCCTATTCGCCTTTTTCGGGGGTACTTTAACGATTTTGCTCGTTTATAGTATGGCCAGAGTTGGCCGTGCTGTCCCGGTAATGACCCTGTTGCTGGCCGGGATAGCTATCAGCTCATTTCTTTCAGCTCTTGTTTCACTTCTCACTTATTTTGCCGGAGAAAAGCTCCACCAGGTAATATTCTGGTTAATGGGTGGCCTGAGCGGGGCAACCTGGCTGCAGGTTAAGGTGATGGTGCCTTATGCTTTGATCGGTTACTGCTGCGTATCTCTTTTTTCAAGAGAACTCAATGCCATGCTCCTGGGTGAAGAAACTGCCAGTCACCTGGGAGTAGATACGGAAAAGGTTAAAAAGATTCTTCTGGCAGGAGCTTCATTTCTTGTTGCTGCAGCGGTTTCAACCAGCGGGATAATTGGCTTTGTCGGCCTTGTGGTTCCTCATTTCATAAGGTTGGTTGCAGGCCCGGATCATCGTTTCCTCATCCCTGCCTCGGCACTGCTCGGAGGGATTTTACTAATTGCTACAGATACACTGGCCCGGGTGATTATTGCTCCGACAGAGTTACCGGTTGGGATAATTACCGCCCTCATTGGTGCGCCCATGTTTATATACCTGCTGAAAAAACGAAAAAAATTAAAGTATTTTGGTGGTGGAGGTTAG
- a CDS encoding ABC transporter ATP-binding protein yields the protein MGINIDVQGLKLTYDTHPVLDGTEFTVAKGDLVALLGANGAGKSTLLRCISRILLPNSGSILLDGRELQSFRTREAARLMAVVPQETAADFDFTVEEIVMMGRFPYLRRFQKEEQKDIEIVRRSMEMTGVSHLAERSIAALSGGEKQRVIMARAIAQQPEILLLDEPTANLDIGYQSMLLELASRLNREQEVTVIAAIHDINLAVHHFNRFILLAGGRVLAAGRAEEVITAENIQMSYGVPASTYRHPLHGVLQVSVIRSKDSEKQQNSGFKVHVIGGGEEALPVLELLNQEGFRITIGPVSTQDSSCRFAHFHSLPVIIFPPFTSMNSSHKEEHLKLLREASVVVIPPIPFGEGNLPIFEEVETVLKEGKQLFLIDPAGVAKRDYSDGRAAEMVKRFIDEGAIPLADINELSSVLSTGGYLKYE from the coding sequence TTGGGTATAAATATTGATGTACAAGGATTAAAACTAACCTATGATACTCATCCGGTTCTGGACGGTACTGAATTTACAGTTGCAAAGGGCGACCTGGTGGCGTTATTAGGGGCAAATGGTGCGGGAAAATCAACACTACTGCGCTGTATCAGCAGAATACTGCTTCCAAATTCCGGCTCTATACTTCTTGACGGGCGGGAGCTGCAGAGTTTTCGGACCAGGGAAGCTGCCCGGTTGATGGCAGTAGTTCCCCAGGAAACAGCTGCGGATTTTGATTTTACCGTTGAAGAAATTGTAATGATGGGTCGTTTTCCTTATTTGCGTCGATTTCAGAAAGAAGAGCAAAAAGATATTGAGATCGTGCGACGTTCCATGGAAATGACCGGTGTTTCACATCTTGCAGAACGGTCGATCGCTGCGCTGAGCGGTGGAGAAAAGCAGAGGGTAATTATGGCCAGGGCAATTGCCCAACAGCCTGAAATACTTTTGCTGGATGAGCCGACAGCCAACCTGGATATTGGCTATCAGTCAATGCTGCTTGAACTTGCTTCGCGGCTAAATCGTGAACAGGAAGTTACAGTTATTGCTGCCATTCATGACATAAATCTTGCGGTACACCACTTTAACCGTTTTATCCTGCTTGCCGGTGGGCGTGTTCTTGCTGCCGGCAGAGCTGAAGAAGTTATCACTGCTGAAAACATTCAAATGTCTTACGGGGTCCCGGCATCTACGTACCGCCACCCTCTTCACGGTGTTTTACAGGTCAGTGTAATCAGAAGTAAAGATTCTGAAAAGCAGCAAAACTCAGGGTTTAAAGTGCATGTAATCGGTGGTGGGGAGGAAGCCCTACCGGTTTTGGAATTGCTAAACCAGGAAGGATTTCGGATAACAATTGGCCCGGTTTCGACCCAGGACAGCAGCTGCCGGTTTGCCCATTTTCATAGTTTGCCGGTAATAATATTCCCCCCCTTTACCAGCATGAATAGCTCTCATAAGGAGGAGCATCTTAAACTTTTAAGGGAAGCCAGTGTGGTAGTTATACCGCCAATTCCCTTTGGTGAAGGGAACCTGCCGATTTTTGAAGAAGTAGAGACGGTCTTAAAAGAAGGAAAGCAGTTATTTCTTATTGACCCCGCCGGAGTAGCAAAAAGGGATTATAGTGATGGAAGAGCTGCAGAGATGGTCAAGCGATTTATTGATGAAGGGGCGATACCTCTGGCCGATATAAACGAACTGTCATCGGTTTTATCAACAGGAGGATATTTAAAATATGAATGA
- a CDS encoding cobalamin-binding protein: MKKGLFIFIVLLFGFMLLMAGCSGTDNGVETDLQPDSDKVTSPPLPEMPIVITDQMGREVVIEEIPQRIISLSPSNTEIVFALGLGDRVVGVTEYCNYPAEALEKDIVGGFSTPNIEKIIELEPDLILASTIHEEEVPRLEELGIPVMVIESSTVADLFVSIQLVAIVADVPEAGESLVSSMQDRINAVGSVVAEVDQDEKIKVYYEVYSDPVMTAGQGAFINEIITLAGGINIFGDINENYPQVSAEVVAERQPDIILYPDYHGTADLVLDSMAGRPGWESIPAIQNSRIQAASDDIFARPGPRIVEAIEEAARLFYPELF, encoded by the coding sequence TTGAAAAAAGGCCTGTTTATTTTTATTGTTTTGTTGTTTGGTTTTATGCTGTTAATGGCCGGATGCAGCGGCACTGATAACGGGGTTGAAACTGATCTTCAACCGGATTCAGATAAGGTTACAAGTCCTCCCCTGCCAGAAATGCCGATTGTTATCACCGATCAGATGGGCCGCGAGGTAGTGATTGAAGAAATTCCCCAGAGGATTATCTCACTTTCCCCGAGTAATACGGAAATAGTTTTTGCCCTTGGTTTGGGTGATAGGGTGGTCGGTGTTACAGAATACTGTAACTATCCTGCCGAGGCTCTGGAAAAAGATATCGTTGGCGGATTTTCAACCCCCAATATTGAGAAAATAATTGAATTGGAGCCGGACCTGATCCTTGCTTCGACCATTCATGAAGAGGAAGTTCCCCGTCTTGAAGAACTGGGGATTCCGGTAATGGTAATTGAATCTTCTACAGTGGCTGATTTGTTTGTCAGTATCCAGCTGGTCGCCATCGTTGCTGATGTGCCTGAAGCCGGAGAAAGCCTGGTATCATCCATGCAGGACAGAATTAATGCTGTAGGATCAGTTGTCGCTGAAGTGGACCAGGATGAAAAGATTAAGGTATACTATGAAGTATATTCAGACCCCGTTATGACGGCGGGACAGGGAGCTTTTATCAACGAGATAATTACCCTGGCCGGTGGAATAAACATTTTCGGTGACATCAATGAAAATTATCCCCAGGTCAGCGCTGAAGTTGTTGCTGAAAGACAGCCGGATATTATTTTATACCCCGATTATCATGGGACTGCGGATTTGGTTCTTGATTCTATGGCCGGCAGGCCTGGATGGGAGAGTATACCGGCAATTCAGAACAGCCGGATTCAAGCAGCTTCAGATGATATTTTTGCCCGACCGGGCCCGAGGATTGTTGAAGCGATTGAAGAAGCAGCGAGACTTTTTTACCCGGAACTGTTCTAA
- the cobU gene encoding bifunctional adenosylcobinamide kinase/adenosylcobinamide-phosphate guanylyltransferase: protein MNEFRKGQLILITGGVRSGKSTFAEGLAANSGKKTIYLATSRIEDDEMRERVARHRMRRPADMKTVEEAFKPDRVLTEEGKEGTFILIDCLTMLLSNRLLEDLNSHGAVMQGEDIFADEKLLKDSAQRVLSYIKNFAEIAKNCPADVVIVTNEVGMGVVPNYPVGRVFRDLSGWANQAIAAIADQVWLVICGIPQQIK from the coding sequence ATGAATGAATTCCGGAAGGGTCAGTTGATATTGATTACAGGCGGCGTTCGCAGTGGGAAAAGCACCTTTGCCGAAGGGCTGGCCGCTAATAGTGGGAAAAAGACGATATATCTTGCAACATCCCGGATCGAAGATGATGAGATGCGCGAACGGGTGGCCCGGCACCGGATGAGAAGGCCTGCAGATATGAAGACAGTTGAAGAAGCGTTTAAACCGGATCGTGTTTTGACTGAAGAGGGTAAGGAGGGAACCTTTATACTGATCGACTGCCTGACTATGCTTTTGAGCAATCGTCTTTTAGAAGACCTGAACAGCCATGGAGCGGTAATGCAGGGAGAAGATATTTTTGCTGATGAAAAGTTACTGAAAGATTCTGCTCAACGAGTGCTGAGCTATATTAAAAATTTTGCAGAAATAGCAAAGAACTGTCCTGCAGATGTCGTTATTGTTACAAATGAGGTAGGGATGGGTGTCGTACCGAATTATCCGGTTGGGCGTGTATTCCGCGATCTCTCAGGCTGGGCCAACCAGGCAATAGCAGCTATTGCCGATCAGGTTTGGTTGGTTATCTGCGGTATTCCGCAGCAGATCAAGTAG